DNA from Tripterygium wilfordii isolate XIE 37 chromosome 4, ASM1340144v1, whole genome shotgun sequence:
atgggtcgaggcAGTCCCTTCAagaactaatgatcatcgagtggttgtgaagtttttgcaggacaatattttctctcgttttgggatgccacgagctatcattagtgatggtggaagtcacttcaataattatgcatgttcggccttaatgaagaaatatgggatcactcaccgtgtgggaaccccatatcatcctcagacgagtgggcaagtggagataagcaatagagagatcaaggccattcttgagaagacggtgaatccaaacagaaaagattggtctcttcgtttgactgatgctttgtgggcctaTCGGACTGCATACAAAACACCCATTGGGATGTCTCCATTCCGGTTGGTTTATGGGAAAGAGCGTCACTTGCCAGTTGAATTAGAGCATCgagcttattgggctattaaaaagctaaattttgacatgaaggcagctggagataggcgtcgcttgcaactaaacgagcttgaagaattacggtATGAAGCTTATGACAATGCTAAGTTATACAAGGAGCGTGCCAAGcagtaccatgacaagaagcttgtacgAAAGACTTTTTCTGTAggacagaaggtgctggtgtataaCTCTCGCTTGAAACTTTTTCTGGggaaactcaaatcaaagtggcatgggccatatgtgatacaagctgtgttccctcatggtgcattagagttaaaacatcaagattctgatcacacatttaaggttaatggccatcgcgtgaagccttattgggagaatgtacaagttactgtggatgaagtggtatatctcaAATCGACTGATCTCTGACCGAGTATAAGGTTATgtccggctgaagacaataaatttagcacttcatgggaggtaacccatgtggaagaggagcACAATGTACACAACTTCAATCAGCTAAgtatctcttcttttctttccattatttttgttatttgttttcgtctttgcaaattttcttttgttctttcttattaaacattgaggacaatgtcaatttcaagtttgggggagagggaatttgcttttgccgaaaatttctaaaaaaaaaaaaaaaaaaatttttaagtgttttgagaagagaattggcatacttgtgcttaattgttaggcagtgcttttgagactgatggtgtgattatttgcataaCCTTTTGTAATGAATGTCTGCTTAGCTTACACATTATTTGCAACACCActtagcttgtgaggagcctgcagaaattttgtgtgctatgaatttcatgactgtgtatagctagaacttgcattagaccatctgaagtaaatactatgtttttgttctttgaaagtgatgaaggcattctttgttaatttttggcctaccttgaacccgGCTGTTGCTTCCAATCCTTTCATTGAATTTTTCTGCTCTTGCGATAAACCTTCCCATCTATGTGATGTGTTATGCctgtgtcataagtcataaaatagtATCCATCATGAGGCTATGGTCGAGGTGTTTGGAAGGTTATGAGGAGTTTAAGTGTGGTGTTGAATGGAGAAATCTGAACAGTGGAGAGAAGTGGATAAGTAGAGTGCTGGGGACTTTGTGGCCTTTGTGCAGCCTAAGTGTGGCCTGAAGTGTATACAATTAAGCGGGGACccatgttcaaaaaaaaaaaaataaataaatatatatatggagtaggGTTGGTGCCAGGCCCTACAGCCGCCGCAGCCCCTAATTTTCTCTTCTACCTCTTGCACCTAAAGACAGGGGAGATTacctttctaaaaaaaaaaaaaaaaaacttgggtTAATTCTCTCAACTTTGGCAACAATACCGAGTTCATTAATGGCTACaagaagtgcaaagaggaagaaggagttagcaagcaagaagaagggaaaggtggttgAGAGTGCGGATGTCCctgtggaggaagaagagggtttTGACCGATTCATATCCCCGGCAGTGCAGATCGAGTGTGAGGAAGTGTGGTCGAAGCGGGCTTTGCATGTGGAACGCCATGTTGTGGTGGAGCACTTCCAACGGGTTAACTGGTATTACAAATTGAAAGAGAGGGGATGGCTCGGCATCACCAGTGTTCCAGGTGTGGCTATTCGGCAACTGGTTTATGAGTTTTATGCCAATTTGATAGTTAATGATAACCACTGTATGGCATATGTTCGAGGTAAGCAGttctttttcaacccaagaagggtttcatctgttttgagcttacccgaaccattgaagaaacctagctttaaatttagggattttggaatTTCGAATGTTGATATTGTGTGGCCTGATTGGAGAATTGTGGTTGAAACTCTGACTGGGAATAGTAGTGATGAgccgaacaaaaatgtgattttatatgtagatttgatgcagccttatagactgttagctcagatagtgaccaggaatgtgatacctgtgactcatctctccactgtcaatgcaaagtcttgctatttgatgtatgccattatttgtgatttggatttttgcatggcaagtactatatatgatcacattgtTAAAGTGAAAGAGGACAATAAACCTGGTCAAGTGCTGCCATTTGGGGTGTTGATTACTACCTTGTGTCTTGCTGAAAGTGTGGAAAAGGAGTTGGGTGATGttcaggagaaaaggaaagcacctctgaacaggttttggtttgatagaagtgaAGTGCAGCTTGTTAGGCAGCAGCAGAAACCTTCTGGGACAGCTGAGGAGTCTCGGGTGCATAATACTGAAGAAGGAACTGTTGGTGCAGGTTGTGGTAATTTGGACTAAAGGTTGGAAGCTGTTGAGGAGAGAGTGACTGATTTGGGTGTCGaggttgagcaagttgggagtttgcaggggcaggttataacccggttggagcatcttgaatcaacagttgagtcacttcaaatgagtattggaacacatatgcatgagatgaaggaggcaatgcagaggtttgaggctcaacagagggagatggTTGACTTGATTCGTGATGGAAGCCTACCCTGAAGTTATGTGGTTGTATGTTGATGTTCTAGCTAGTTTGCTGAAAATCTGACTTGTTATTTTGGAGTAGGGGAGTTTTCTTTTGGTACTATATTATGTTGGGatggttagatggagttaggattagttttatgatggatgcctatttttgagactgtgatatatggcatgatcatcacatattGTTGTTAAACCAGACCTTTATATATCTTATGCTATTCCCTGCAGTTTATCCTTTGTGCATTGaacttaattgtgattggattatgatgactttagtttgagtccaatttatatttattttgtgcatttttgagccttccttagccaagtTTCGTGCTTccaataaagtccttctgattcaatgaatgagaattttagtgtgaagtaaggttggtggacatgcaagcatatggctgcagggtatgaattcataagagagtaaacaccacCCTTATACACtagagtgaaaattttcttctacatattatgtgtgtaccttggtgagggtgtgtgagaataattgtgtaaactaaagtggttgtgagcagagttagGGCTGTGCAATTttctactagatgtcaatattgcattgcaataatgagagagtacttgtagtgccaattcttgattgaagtttttcaactgatgcttaaaggatttaaactttcttttgattgattgcttgcttgaggacaagcaaggttgaagtttgggggattttgttaggtgtaaaatacacctagttttatgggcttaaaagtattatttttctatgttgattagtgcaaaatactgtccatattggtatttttatgaacaggtactgttggagaataaattcattactggatagaatttgtaacctgttcgcaacctgtgcggccgcagatcgcgggaatcagacttgtgtgattgagttgctgacgtggcaagaatagatgggccagtttagggcttgctaaagactatataaagagtgttaagctgagacaaaggggggactttactttgcgcagccgaagaccaaagattgcagaagtgggtgtcggcaggaaggaggagaagcaacatcaaagctgggcacatcaattcttcagcaaatttctactcttccattgatttgaacattgtccatgagtatttatactgttttaattatgagcatgtgtagctaaactcttttctagctagggtttggtgattcttctaccataaaccttgtgcacagatttgattgacaatcagactaagtttaattctttgttctctggattgattgcttatttcctatttttatgcatgcctgatcaacatcataatttgaggaattgttagttaaacatattcggctgaccatgacccggtgtttgacgaagtaacaagaacttgcgtaagatccaagttttgggaacataggacataattgattgggtaatagaccattatcctagattgtgcaactgtcgatttcctagtgcttatgcttgtcttaggaaactcttaggatagaccaaccaagactcctttgataagaaaagatcttgcaactggaccaaagtcaggatcgttgtttagggaaatctaattgactgcagctggaccaaggcctttcaattgacattgttaaacttttaaattgtgtgattgcatattaatctgtgtgcataggtagaggtagttggcaagccaaacccaagctagtctttcatccattgatatttatctaaattttattgctagttaatattagaagcatctgaatttaatttacactattgttagtagttatagttggtaattaatacagtccttgtggattcgaccccattcactattatactgtcagttggcacgtacacttgcgattgggataaacccgtcggtattgagttgcaagtatttcttgcaataaaaagtatcgatcatttctttttttctcattttctttaatttgaccaaaataaataaataagaagttTCTATTATTCTAAGTAAtccatctatacatatatagcaTAGTTCGTAGATAGTGACCTTATAAGTGTATTTCAATGCAATTTCTTTGCAACTTCTGCTTGTTAAGTTATTCATATATGGTTTGCTAGGTATTATCAATTAGTGAATTCAATTCCAACCTATATTTGACCAATCGATATACTATCTAGATCCTTGAAATTAACATCGATCATTGTCAATCTATATCATCAAGGTTTTGAATGAATGGATCGATATTTTCAAATCTCACAATTCTAAacaaaatctctctcttttttttcttttcatgtttaCTTGACCAATACATGCAATTATGCATTCATAACCTAATGTCTTATGATTTTGGGTTTAGATAGGTATATGGTTCTAAACCTGGCACACTATGTCATGTGCTAATGTGGTACACCAAAGTTAATGGGATGCGGTTGGtacttttttgaaatttgaattgcaaATTATCTATATCCCGTCATGCATTGTCACCAACTGTTAATAAATATTGAAAGATTTGGAATAACCAATTAAATTGTATTCTCCTGTTAGTTAGTTTATTTCCTTTGACTGAGATGGGAGGGGATGGCAGGCGCATGCTTATGTCTAGTCACTGATCTTCAATGCTACAGATATATAATGTGTTGTTGTCTAATAACTATGTGTATTTAGCAATTACTCCAACAATGATATGTAAAATGAGTTTTCAAATATGTACTGCGCATACTTCAAAATAATTTACATACTCATTTAAAAACTCTGAAAAACTTTTCAATACAACAATGGTTCATAAATTAATTAACTCACTTTtactctttaaaaaaatatgcatactcactctctctcctctttgggTTTGTATATTTGAAAActtatttgaaaaaatataaatttacatACTGTGATGAGAACACTGTTGAaatgataaaaactaaaaaatgaaaatgtataTTGGCGGTTAGGATTTTACATACTCGCATGCATGCATCCTTTGTTGGAGTTGcccttacaagttacaacactGACACTGACAGAGAAGATAAAGCTGGCTGGCTGCGGTGAGATATGACCCCATAACCACATTATTGGGAGTACAAAGACACTGACACAATGATTTCACACAAACATACTTAGACAAACCTTTCACCAACTAATTAATTATTGGGAATAACTCATTACACTTGCTAATCAAATTCCCAGCAAAGAAACTGGGTTCTGGTCAAGATTCTTCAACTTCAATCCCATGTACTCTCCTGCAGGCATAGAACGGTACCGTTTTATCCCACCAGTATATTCCAATACCTCATCAGGAGGTGAGAGCTCAAGATCAGGTCCAACGCCAATATAATAGGCCACCGAGATGCGGGGCAATGCCTGGTTCACCATCACACGATGAAGAGCACTCGGGTACCGTCCGTTCGATAGGACTTCCAGAACATCACCAACATTGATTATGAATGCTCCTTTGACAGGCTTCACTAACACCCAACCAACGCTTTTTTCAAAAACTTGGAGGCCATCTGCGCCGCTCTGATGCACTATGGTTAGGAGTGTGTTGTCGGTGTGAGCCGCCAGACCTATGGTTCGGTCCGGGTTGGGACAAGGAGGGTAATGGTTCAGATGCACACCTGCATAGCCTGGCGTGTTCAGCCACTGGAGCTTTTCTTCAGCTACGTTGAATGAACTGAAAGCCAGATTGGCGAGGGTGGTTGCTAGCTCAGTCATTTTGGCTCGATACTCCTCCATAGCATCACAGAACTGCTGGTAATCGTCAGGCCAGACTTTCTTAACGTGATCAAGAGGTGAACCCATCATGGTAATTCCTTCATTCCAGAAGCCCTTATCATAGAATTTCGATAAGGGACTAACACCATATCCAGCAATATCACCAGGAAGTCTTGCAGCTTTCATTTTCTGGTCAGTGGGTAGAGCGAAAAATCGTTGTGCCTGGAACACAACTTGCTCCACTAGTTCTTCAGGAATCCCATGGCCTGTGAGTTGGAAAATGCCCCAACTCTCACATGCCTGGCCTAGAATGTCTGAAGCATTAGGGTCTGTGAGATCGACAATGGGAATTGATTTTTGATCGTTGGATGCGAAATCCTCGGTTTTAGACCAAACATGAGACTCAGGGACGGAGGAGAATGTGTTGAGCTCTGATGGGATGGGTTCGGAGGGAATAGTAGGAGTAGGGCTCATGATGCCAAGTTTCAAAGAGAGAGATCAATGGAAGCGAAGTAGAATTGAGTAGTGCTACTTGAGGAGTCACTTGATTTGAGTATTTATAGCCACTTTTTATAGGTTAATATTTTAGACTTCTATACATACACGCCTTTCATATTTCAACCCTAAAAATGAATTATTGAGCTATAATCCAAAATGAAAATCGATGATGTTGCACTTCCTAAATAGTTACAAtttgaagaagaataaattaaaaaaaaaagaagaagaaagtaatgGGTGTAGATTTTTCTAATgaatataaaaataacaaaatttgtgGGTAAGGAACTTCTATTACTCAGTAGTATGTGTTTTACCTGAAATTGGAAATGAACTCTTCATAATGacacctcatttttttttaatcaaaatatttaataGAGACTTAGGTGATTTGATTAGTAACGCTAAAATCGAAGCACGAGGTTGGCAGTACATATGAGGGGGGCCGCAATAAATAAAAGCCAAACCACCCGCGCAGAACTTTGTTGAATTAGGATGCATTTAAATGAATACACCTTTTTACTAAAATACACATGATTTGACACCATAAATGATTTGAACTCATTGTATTGATTACTTACAAATGCTATGTGTACTCATTGTTTCACCATTCAttgatttgattcttttttttttatttttttttaatttttcttgtatCGATTCTCGGGGTGCTGATGTCACGCGCATGGTGTTCTTAGAACATATATTTGACATTGTTAACAACACTTTTTGAATAAGTATATTGTTATATCatcacaatggatataatggagtgtattttaaatacttgaaatgttatttttttgataagtatagtgctacatgcacacaattagtaaaaaataacacttgaaaatttaattgtggaaaaatgatacttgatagtttgagtatatatatagttgatgaataatgaagagagagatgaaaaagaagagagatgtgatgaaaagaaagagaatgaagattaaaaggaaaagagatgtgatggaaagaaagaaaaagaagatggaaagaaagagagagatgatgaaaagaaagagagagaaaatgagtatagagtattggaatgtatggagtgttgatgaatagtgttcattatgggacccactcactcaattaaattgtgtca
Protein-coding regions in this window:
- the LOC119996295 gene encoding gibberellin 3-beta-dioxygenase 1-like, with amino-acid sequence MSPTPTIPSEPIPSELNTFSSVPESHVWSKTEDFASNDQKSIPIVDLTDPNASDILGQACESWGIFQLTGHGIPEELVEQVVFQAQRFFALPTDQKMKAARLPGDIAGYGVSPLSKFYDKGFWNEGITMMGSPLDHVKKVWPDDYQQFCDAMEEYRAKMTELATTLANLAFSSFNVAEEKLQWLNTPGYAGVHLNHYPPCPNPDRTIGLAAHTDNTLLTIVHQSGADGLQVFEKSVGWVLVKPVKGAFIINVGDVLEVLSNGRYPSALHRVMVNQALPRISVAYYIGVGPDLELSPPDEVLEYTGGIKRYRSMPAGEYMGLKLKNLDQNPVSLLGI